A portion of the Mycobacterium paraseoulense genome contains these proteins:
- a CDS encoding YceD family protein, with amino-acid sequence MTRQHSTTSQRRLSSPLTVDISRLGRRPGAMVTLRKTVPSPTRIGLDMIAIEAGAPLELDLQVQSVSEGVLVTGTVDAPSVGECARCLTPVHGRVQVQLTELFAYPDSTTEATTEEDEVGHIVDDTFDLEQSIVDAVGLELPFSPVCTPDCPGLCPECGVPLAAEPGHHHDRIDPRWAKLAGMFPEPDAPRGEQ; translated from the coding sequence ATGACGCGGCAGCACAGCACTACCTCGCAGCGCCGTCTCAGCTCCCCGTTGACGGTTGACATCAGCCGGCTCGGGCGTCGCCCCGGGGCGATGGTGACTCTGCGGAAGACCGTGCCCAGCCCCACGCGCATCGGGCTGGACATGATCGCGATCGAGGCGGGCGCTCCATTGGAGCTCGACCTGCAGGTCCAGTCGGTCTCCGAGGGCGTGCTGGTGACGGGGACGGTCGACGCGCCCAGCGTGGGCGAGTGTGCCCGCTGCCTGACCCCCGTCCACGGTCGGGTGCAGGTCCAGCTGACCGAATTGTTCGCCTACCCCGACAGCACCACCGAGGCGACCACCGAGGAGGACGAGGTCGGTCACATCGTTGACGACACCTTCGACCTCGAGCAGTCGATCGTCGACGCCGTGGGACTCGAGCTGCCGTTCTCGCCCGTCTGCACGCCCGATTGCCCGGGCCTGTGTCCCGAATGCGGCGTGCCCCTCGCCGCCGAGCCCGGCCACCACCATGACCGCATCGACCCGCGGTGGGCGAAACTGGCCGGCATGTTTCCCGAGCCCGACGCGCCGCGGGGTGAGCAGTGA
- the rnc gene encoding ribonuclease III, producing the protein MTSREDLLDALGVELPEELLTLALTHRSYAYEHGGLPTNERLEFLGDAVLGLTVTDELYHRHPDRSEGDLAKLRASVVNTQALADVARKLSADGLGAHLFLGRGEANTGGADKSSILADGMESLLGAIYLQHGIDTAREVILRLFGALLDAAPTLGAGLDWKTSLQELTAARGMGAPSYVVTSTGPDHDKEFTAVVVVMETEYGSGVGRSKKEAEQKAAAATWKTLESLDPAGKTSV; encoded by the coding sequence GTGACGTCGCGGGAAGACCTGCTCGACGCGCTCGGGGTCGAGCTGCCCGAAGAACTGCTCACGCTGGCCCTGACGCACCGCAGCTACGCCTACGAGCACGGCGGGCTGCCCACCAATGAGCGTCTGGAATTCCTCGGCGACGCCGTGCTGGGCCTGACCGTCACCGACGAGCTCTACCACCGGCATCCCGACCGGTCGGAAGGCGACCTCGCCAAGCTGCGGGCCAGCGTCGTCAACACCCAGGCGCTGGCCGACGTCGCGCGCAAGCTGTCCGCCGACGGCCTGGGCGCCCACCTGTTTCTCGGGCGCGGGGAAGCCAACACCGGCGGCGCCGACAAGTCGAGCATCCTGGCCGACGGGATGGAATCGCTGCTGGGCGCCATTTACCTGCAGCACGGGATCGACACGGCCCGCGAGGTGATCCTGCGCCTGTTCGGCGCGCTGCTCGACGCCGCGCCGACGCTGGGGGCCGGGCTGGACTGGAAGACCAGCCTGCAGGAGCTGACCGCGGCGCGGGGCATGGGCGCGCCGTCCTACGTCGTCACCTCCACCGGTCCGGACCACGACAAGGAGTTCACCGCCGTCGTCGTGGTGATGGAAACCGAATACGGGTCCGGTGTCGGCCGCTCCAAGAAGGAGGCCGAGCAGAAGGCCGCGGCGGCGACGTGGAAGACGCTGGAATCGCTCGACCCGGCGGGGAAAACGTCCGTCTAG
- the mutM gene encoding DNA-formamidopyrimidine glycosylase encodes MPELPEVEVVRRGLQARVVGRTIKAVRVHHPRAVRRHEAGPADLTARLLDARITGTDRRGKYLWLLLDTGAAPSESDTALVVHLGMSGQMLLGEVPRADHVRISALLDDGTVLSFADQRTFGGWMLADLVGVDGSVVPTPVAHLARDPLDPLFDRDGVVNVLRHKHSEIKRQLLDQTVVSGIGNIYADEALWRAKVNGARIAATLSRGRLGALLDAAADVMRDALAQGGTSFDSLYINVNGESGYFDRSLDAYGRDGQSCRRCGAVMRREKFMNRSSFYCPKCQPRPRP; translated from the coding sequence ATGCCCGAGCTCCCCGAAGTCGAGGTGGTGCGCCGCGGCTTGCAGGCCCGCGTCGTGGGCAGGACGATCAAGGCCGTCCGGGTGCACCACCCACGCGCGGTGCGCCGGCACGAGGCCGGGCCCGCCGACCTCACGGCCCGGCTGCTCGACGCCCGGATCACCGGCACCGACCGGCGTGGCAAGTACCTGTGGCTGCTGCTCGACACCGGGGCCGCGCCGTCTGAATCGGACACGGCGCTGGTGGTCCACCTCGGTATGAGCGGGCAGATGCTGCTCGGGGAGGTGCCGCGCGCCGACCACGTGCGCATCTCCGCGCTGCTCGACGACGGGACCGTGCTGAGCTTCGCCGATCAGCGCACCTTCGGCGGGTGGATGCTCGCCGATCTGGTGGGCGTGGATGGCAGCGTGGTGCCTACGCCCGTCGCACACCTCGCACGCGACCCGCTGGACCCGCTCTTCGACCGCGACGGCGTCGTGAACGTGTTGCGGCACAAGCATTCCGAGATCAAGCGGCAGCTCCTCGACCAAACCGTGGTGTCGGGCATCGGCAACATCTACGCCGACGAGGCGCTGTGGCGGGCCAAGGTCAACGGCGCCCGGATCGCCGCGACGCTGAGCCGCGGCCGGCTGGGCGCCCTCCTGGACGCGGCGGCCGACGTGATGCGCGATGCGCTGGCGCAGGGCGGGACGTCGTTCGACTCGCTGTATATCAACGTCAACGGGGAATCCGGCTACTTCGACCGGTCGCTGGACGCCTACGGCCGCGACGGGCAGAGCTGCCGTCGCTGCGGCGCGGTGATGCGCCGGGAGAAGTTCATGAACCGGTCGTCGTTCTACTGCCCGAAATGTCAGCCGAGGCCACGGCCTTGA
- a CDS encoding FeoA family protein codes for MRKSLHAPGPPTVLAQLAPGQRATIVGVTPAASPVVAGRLRQLGFRPASRVEVIRRAPMGDPTIYRVQDTELCLRRREARLIEVDPGSPA; via the coding sequence GTGCGGAAGTCACTTCACGCACCGGGCCCGCCGACCGTGCTGGCTCAGCTCGCGCCGGGCCAGCGGGCAACGATTGTGGGCGTGACGCCGGCGGCGTCACCCGTGGTCGCGGGCCGGCTGCGGCAGCTGGGATTCCGGCCGGCGTCCCGCGTCGAGGTGATCCGGCGCGCCCCGATGGGCGACCCGACCATCTACCGGGTTCAAGACACCGAACTGTGCCTGCGGCGGCGTGAGGCGCGACTGATCGAAGTCGATCCGGGCAGCCCCGCATGA